In Lotus japonicus ecotype B-129 chromosome 5, LjGifu_v1.2, one genomic interval encodes:
- the LOC130719328 gene encoding uncharacterized mitochondrial protein AtMg00310-like, whose amino-acid sequence MAIVKFPSSFCTELNSIVARFWWKGQQKDRGIHWRSWSKLSKPKREGGMGFRNFIDQNTAHLGKQAWRILVNPTSLWATILKVIYFPNTEFSKVVVGRNPSWAWRSIVEGKNFILHHSRWAIGRGDSIRVRGESWIWNGDIIPQATLPSDMRVIELLDPGSSGWDVGKVSTLFSPQVAFRVLQTPVGLTGGIDSLVWPHSNDGCYSIKTGYHLARLEGESSPQGVRSRID is encoded by the coding sequence ATGGCCATAGTTAAATTCCCTAGTTCCTTTTGCACTGAATTGAATTCCATTGTTGCCAGATTCTGGTGGAAAGGCCAACAGAAGGATAGAGGGATACATTGGCGGAGCTGGAGCAAACTCTCAAAACCTAAAAGGGAAGGAGGAATGGGATTCCGGAATTTCATTGATCAGAATACTGCACATTTAGGGAAGCAAGCGTGGAGAATCTTGGTGAACCCAACCTCTCTCTGGGCAACAATCCTAAAAGTTATCTACTTCCCAAACACTGAGTTCTCTAAAGTGGTAGTGGGCAGAAATCCCTCTTGGGCTTGGAGGAGTATAGTTGAGGGTAAGAATTTTATTCTTCACCACAGCAGGTGGGCAATTGGCAGAGGGGACTCAATAAGAGTCAGGGGTGAATCTTGGATTTGGAATGGAGATATTATTCCCCAGGCGACCCTCCCCTCAGACATGAGAGTTATTGAACTACTTGATCCTGGTTCTAGTGGGTGGGATGTGGGCAAAGTTTCTACCTTATTCTCCCCACAAGTGGCTTTTAGAGTCCTGCAAACTCCTGTTGGTCTCACAGGTGGGATTGATTCGCTGGTGTGGCCTCACTCGAACGATGGATGTTATTCCATTAAAACAGGTTATCACTTGGCGAGATTGGAAGGAGAATCGAGCCCCCaaggtgtaagatcaagaaTTGATTAG